Proteins encoded in a region of the Orcinus orca chromosome X, mOrcOrc1.1, whole genome shotgun sequence genome:
- the LOC101285162 gene encoding uncharacterized protein LOC101285162, whose product MQCIGDISEEVWQDYITLFLQTGMCCDAAIITNSPPWLLASYPEVNLFQLTQEEMQILLVREEREKLFLQGITLTGTKCLLIRDNLYTEGNNTMDLHTKGQSRGSQAVTVVQIESVYLVVIGHKGTGGGSLNFKAFRMASYIREAIHQHLAHF is encoded by the coding sequence ATGCAGTGCATAGGGGATATCAGTGAAGAAGTCTGGCAAGACTACATCACCCTCTTCCTACAGACTGGAATGTGCTGTGATGCAGCGATAATCACCAATTCCCCTCCCTGGTTGTTAGCTTCTTATCCTGAAGTCAACTTGTTCCAATTGACCCAGGAAGAAATGCAGATCTTGCtggtgagagaggagagagaaaagttgTTTCTTCAGGGAATCACCCTTACAGGGACCAAATGCTTGTTGATCCGGGACAACCTGTACACTGAGGGCAACAACACCATGGACCTCCACACCAAAGGCCAGAGTCGGGGCAGCCAGGCAGTGACAGTAGTTCAGATCGAGTCTGTATACCTTGTGGTGATAGGACACAAAGGAACAGGAGGAGGGTCTCTCAACTTCAAGGCTTTCAGGATGGCGAGTTACATCAGAGAGGCCATTCATCAACACCTGGCGCATTTCTAA